The segment AAACTTAGGTGCTGAGAGTAAGTTAATAATTAAATTTATTACCGCTTACCGGACAAGCATCTGTTTGACTTTTCCAGCATCCGTTTTATCCACAATGGTAAAATAACCGAGATTGCGTTTACGTTTCTTGGATTTCTTTGTCAGGATGTGGCTCTTGAAAGCATGTTTCCTTTTCAGCTTGCCGGTACCGGTGAAAGAAAATCGTTTCTTGGCACCGGATTTCGTCTTCATCTTTGGCATTTCCTGCGTGTATTTATGGTTTTAATTCAGTTTCTATTTTTTAGGTGTAATGATCAGGGTCATACGTTTTCCTTCCAACCTGGGCAATTGCTCGACTTTTCCATATTCAGTCAGGTCATGTGCAAACCTAAGCAGGATAATTTCCCCTTGTTCTTTATAAACGATTGAACGACCTCTGAAAAATACATCGACTTTCACTTTTGCACCCTCCTGAAGGAATTTTATTGCATGTTTCAACTTAAAGTTGAAGTCATGATCATCTGTATTTGGGCCTAACCTGATCTCTTTAACAATGATTTTCGCCGTCTTTGCCCTCATTTCTTTAAGCTTCTTTTTCTGGTCATAAAGAAACTTCTTATAATCAATGACTTTACAAACAGGTGGATTAGCTGTCGGAGATATTTCCACCAGATCAAGGTCAAGGCTTTCAGCTATTCTGATTGCATCACGGATGTTATAAATACCCTGTTCAATATTTTCTCCTACAACTCGTACTACAGGCGATCTGATTCCCTCGTTTACCCTGTATTTATCTTCCTTTTTGGTAATATTCCTTTGTCCTCCAGGATTATTGAACGTTGTTGCTAT is part of the Bacteroidota bacterium genome and harbors:
- the rpmI gene encoding 50S ribosomal protein L35 — encoded protein: MPKMKTKSGAKKRFSFTGTGKLKRKHAFKSHILTKKSKKRKRNLGYFTIVDKTDAGKVKQMLVR
- the infC gene encoding translation initiation factor IF-3, giving the protein MTKKEDKYRVNEGIRSPVVRVVGENIEQGIYNIRDAIRIAESLDLDLVEISPTANPPVCKVIDYKKFLYDQKKKLKEMRAKTAKIIVKEIRLGPNTDDHDFNFKLKHAIKFLQEGAKVKVDVFFRGRSIVYKEQGEIILLRFAHDLTEYGKVEQLPRLEGKRMTLIITPKK